The Flavobacterium jumunjinense genome includes a region encoding these proteins:
- a CDS encoding DUF7010 family protein produces the protein MNTRTLEEQRIEFINQKFLATPLAGLIIWTLIGLIGIFFSDFVAVWSIFIGTGSIVYLGLFLSKFTGENFLDKSKPKNEFDTLFLFTAAQAILAYSIAIPFFLVDYSSLPMTVGILTGLMWLPFSWIIKHWVGIFHTLTRIITVLTLWYLLPEHRFIAIPFAIVLIYIITLIILKNRKITE, from the coding sequence ATGAACACTAGAACACTTGAAGAACAGCGGATTGAATTTATCAATCAAAAATTTCTTGCTACACCATTAGCTGGATTGATTATTTGGACTTTAATCGGATTAATCGGAATCTTTTTCTCCGACTTTGTAGCGGTTTGGTCAATTTTTATTGGAACTGGAAGTATTGTATATCTGGGGCTGTTTCTCTCAAAATTCACAGGTGAAAATTTCCTCGATAAAAGTAAACCTAAAAACGAATTCGATACTCTTTTTCTTTTTACAGCTGCGCAAGCGATTCTTGCCTATTCAATTGCAATACCATTTTTCCTCGTTGACTATTCTTCTCTTCCAATGACTGTAGGAATTCTGACTGGATTGATGTGGTTACCATTTTCTTGGATTATAAAACATTGGGTTGGAATTTTTCATACATTAACTAGAATAATTACAGTGCTAACCCTTTGGTATCTCTTACCCGAACATAGGTTTATAGCAATTCCGTTTGCAATCGTTTTGATTTATATCATTACATTAATTATCTTAAAAAACAGAAAGATAACTGAATAA
- a CDS encoding DUF2461 domain-containing protein: MIENKTLNFLKKLNSNNSKEWLDENRSDYNFAKNNILAMTQSLIDQVSNFDGGIEKADLDPKKCITRLNRDLRFSKDKTPYKTDYYIVLNQKGKNSSSAFYYVHIEPNNCFVGGGVYNPQPNELKKIRNKINNSFGEWHKIISNKEFEKKFPSGIHNSGILLRSPKGFDDDNPAIEFLKMKGFYTQENITDKEMQSNLVLEKIIDYFKYVKPLIDYLNDAIEE, translated from the coding sequence ATGATAGAGAATAAGACACTAAATTTTCTAAAAAAATTAAATTCTAATAATTCAAAAGAATGGTTAGATGAAAATAGATCGGATTACAATTTTGCGAAAAATAATATTTTAGCTATGACGCAATCTTTAATTGACCAAGTTTCAAATTTTGATGGTGGAATAGAAAAAGCAGATTTAGACCCAAAAAAGTGTATAACAAGATTAAATAGAGATTTAAGATTTTCTAAAGATAAAACACCTTATAAAACCGATTATTATATTGTACTAAATCAGAAAGGAAAAAATAGCTCATCTGCTTTTTATTATGTTCATATTGAACCCAATAATTGTTTTGTAGGCGGTGGTGTATACAATCCGCAACCTAACGAACTAAAAAAAATTCGTAATAAAATAAATAATTCTTTTGGTGAGTGGCATAAAATAATATCAAATAAAGAGTTTGAGAAAAAGTTCCCAAGTGGAATTCATAATTCAGGAATTCTATTACGAAGTCCTAAAGGGTTTGATGATGATAATCCAGCAATTGAATTTTTAAAGATGAAAGGATTTTATACTCAAGAAAATATAACAGATAAGGAAATGCAATCGAATTTAGTTTTGGAAAAAATCATAGATTATTTTAAATATGTAAAACCATTAATTGACTATTTAAACGATGCAATTGAAGAATAA